The following is a genomic window from Sphingobacterium spiritivorum.
GAGTTGCAGATGTAACCAATTTCGGAGGTATTACCACACAGTATCAGATCGAACTCGATCCACATAAGCTACAGCAATATAATCTGTCTCTTAATGAAGTGGTAGAAGCCATCGGTAAAAACAATGCAAATGCCGGCGGAAGTGTAGTCAACAGGGGGGATCAGGCCTATGTGGTAAGAGGAATAGGATTAGTGAAAGATCTCAAAGATATAGCTCGTGTCGTTGTCAAGTCTGTAAATGGTACAGCTATCTATCTGGAGGATATCGGAAGTGTACGGTATGGTAATCTCGAGCGCAAAGGTGCACTCGGATATTCAGACAAGCGCGGAGCAGACTATGCTGACGGAATAGAAGGAATAGTCTTGCTGTTGAAACATCAGAATCCGTCACAGGTATTGCAGGGTATACAGCAGGCCGTAGACGAGCTCAATAGTACTGGTCTTCCGAAAGGTGTTCGTATACATACTTTTCTCGATCGTACAGATCTGGTCAATACTACACTTTCTACCGTCTCTCATACGCTGATGGAAGGGATGTTGCTGGTTATTATCGTTCTGATATTGTTTCTGGGTAGCTGGCGGGGAGCGATACTGGTCGCATTGACTATTCCGGTTTCTCTGTTTATAGCCTTTATATTGATGAAACTGACTCATATTCCGGCTAATCTGTTGTCACTTGGAGCGATAGATTTTGGAATTATAGCCGATGGTGCTATCGTGATGATCGAAACCATACTAAAGAAGAGAGAAGACAATCAAAAGGAATACCTTACTGAAAAAAATATTGCAGAGCGTGTACGGGCAGTCGCACGCCCCGTATTTTTCTCAGTGATCATTATCATTACAGCCTATCTGCCCTTATTCGCTTTTGAGCGGGTAGAGAAAAAACTCTTTACACCAATGGCCTTTACGGTAGGCTATGCTCTCTTTGGAGCATTGTTAGTGGCACTTTTTCTGATTCCCGGAATGGCCTATCTTCTGTACCGCAAACCACAGAAGATGTATCACAATAAATGGCTGGAGCACCTTGCTGATTGCTATTACAGCCGCATAAGTAAAATAATGCTAAGCCCTGTAAAGGTGCTGTTGCCACTGGGTATGATCCTGATACTCGCGGTGACCATGACCGTTCGGATTGGTAAAGACTTCCTCCCGCCGTTGGATGAAGGGTCTATTTGGTTACAGGTATCTCTCCCTTCAGGAATTACAGTAGAGAAGTCCAAAGAGATGAGTAATGAATTTCGCAGAGTAACCTTACAACAGGAGGAAGTCACTTATGTAATGGTTCAGGCCGGTCGCAACGACGATGGGACTGATGCCTGGACGCCTCCGCATTTTGAATGTAGTATCGGAATCAAGCCGTATAACCAATGGCCAAAAGGTAAGCGAAAAGAGCATCTTATACAGGAACTGGCAAACCGCTATGAAAAAATGCCGGGTTACAGCGTGGGATTTTCACAACCGATGATTGATGGTGTGATGGATAAGATTTCCGGAGCACACAGTGAACTTGTAGTTAAGATATATGGTAATGATTTCAAAGAAACAAGACGGATTGCAGAAGATGTAATGAAAACCCTGCAGCAGGTGAAGGGAGCTGTAGATCTCGCCATCGATCAGGAGCCACCGCTGCCACAGATACAGATTATTGCCTCCAGAGATAAAATAGCACAATACGGACTCAACGTCGAAGACGTTACTGAACTGATAGAAGTAGCTCTGGGAGGGAAAGCTGTCTCTCAAATATTCGTGCAGGATAAAGTGTACGATATCATCTGTCGGTATAAGGATGATAGTCGCAATACACCCGAAAAGATCAGTAATCTCATGCTTACCAATGTTTCCGGAGCTAAAATACCTTTGGCTCAGGTAGCAGATGTGCGGCTGAATACCGGAGAAAGTACCATCTCCAGAGAAATGAACAAGAGACACCTCACCGTAAAACTCAATCTGCGGGGAGCTGATCTGACCAGCTTTCTGAAAGAAGCGCAGTCCGAAATCGAAAGACAGGTCAGGTATGATCATGAAAAATTTACCATCAAATGGGGAGGACAGTTCGAAAACCAAAAACGAGCTTTCGGTCATCTTGCGATCATTATCCCGCTGGCGCTGGCCTTAATGTTTATCCTTCTGTATGGAGCATTCGGTAAATTTTCGCAGGCAGGCTTGCTTATGAGTATTGTACCGTTAGCACTATTCGGAGGAATGCTGGCGCTGGAAATCCGGGGAATGAGTCTTAATGTTTCATCCGCTGTAGGATTTATAGCACTGTTTGGCGTCGCCATTCAAAATGGAGTATTGATGATTTCTCACTTCAATGAGCTAAGAAAGCAGGGAAAAAGCCTTTACGATGCAGTGACTATAGGTGCAAAACACCGTTTTCGACCGGTGCTGATGACTGCTACAGTCGCCATATTAGGGCTGTTTCCGGCATCACTGGCTACAGGTATCGGCAGTGATGTACAGCGCCCATTGGCTACGGTTATCGTTTACGGTCTGCTGTTTTCTACTGTCATCACCTTATACGCCTTGCCTGCGCTGTATTACCTGATTGAGAAGAAAAGAGAAAAAAATGAAAGATATAATATTACTCATACCTCCTAACATACTAAACAATGATTTTTACAATAAAATACCCCTGGCTGGCCATATTGTGTGTAATGCTGATACACGAAAATAGTCTGGCACAGCTTATTACAGGAGGTCATCAGTACACCTTATCCTACACGGACTTTATGCAGACTGTAAGTCATTCTAATCTGGAATACACAGCTGAGCGATTCAATCTCAATCTGGCTGAAGCTGCAATCGAGCTGGCAGCTGTATTTCCTGATCCTCAATTACAGGTGTCAGCAACAGACAACGGGCAGCGCAGAATGAAGATGGGATACGGACTCAGCACGTCACTGGAATGGACTGTTGAATTGGGCGGGAAGCGCAGAGCTCGTCAGGAGCTGGCATACAGTCATTCGGAAATGACAAAAGCACTCCTGCAGCAATATTATCAAAATCTTCGGGCCGATGCGACATTGGCCTATCTGGAAGGTGTGAAAAATAAACAGCTGCTGCAAGTGCAGTATGATTCATTTAATAATATGAAAGGTATTGCTGATGCAGACAGTGTGCGCTATGCATTGGGACAGATATCACGTGTGGATGCGCTTCAAAGCCAGTTAGAAGCCCGGAGTATGCGTAATGAAGTGTATCAGACAGAATATGAATGGAAAAACAGCCTGATCCGACTGGGGTTATTTATGGGGAAACAACTTCATGACACCTTGTCCATACAAACCCTGAAGATACCTGTATTGGAAAGAAGTTTTCACTATGAAGGCTTATTGAATGAGGCGCTTCATAATAGGGCAGACCTTATCGCTGCACTGCGTAATAAAACGGTTTCAGAAAAGATGTTAAAACTGGCTAAAGCCAATCGCCGGATTGACCTGGGTATAAATCTGGGTGTTGGCAGTACATCACAAGTCTCCAATGTAGTCGCACCGACACCATCCGTTAATGCGGTAACGCTGGGTCTGTCGGTTCCGCTGAAATTTTCAAACCGTTACAAAGGAGATCTGAAGCAGGCACAATGGGAACTACAACAAACGGAAGTATTGTACCGACATACTGAATTGCAGATTGCAACTGAAGTTTCACAAGTCTGGAATACCTATACCACTGCCCGTAAAACACTCATGCAGTTCGAAAACGGAATATTAGAAGATTCCGGTAAAATCCTTCAGGGCAGGATGTACAGTTACAAAAGAGGAGAAACTACACTCCTTGAATTACTGGAAGCACAGCGCTCATACAATGCTGTTCAGATCAATTATCAGGAAGCTCTTTTTCAATATGCAGTTTCACTGATCGAAGTGGAACGTGCAGCAGGAATATGGGATATTAATTTTTAAAAATCATGATCAGGAAAATAACAGGAATCATTGCCATGCTATGCAATTTAATAGTTGCAAAGGCACAAGACAGACCTACTTTAGATCTGACAGCAGGCATCAGCAGAAATATGTTGTCAGGTAATCAGTTAGAAAATCTTTCAAATAGCGGAACAGTTCAGCGTGGCTGTAATGTCATCATTGGCTTGTCTGTTTTTAATCCGATAACAACATCTTTTGGATTGAAGCATGAAGTTTTATATTCACCCACAACCGTCATTCTTCACTTAAATGATGGAAATCAGCCTGTATACAAGAGTAAGCTAAATCGTCAGATTATACAGTTATATCCCTTAAGTCCTGCCTTCCATTATAAGAATCTGCAGGTCAGTGCCGGACCGTATTGGGGGATAGTGTCGGGTGGATCAATTCAACGTAAAGATCTGCAGGGAAATCTCTTCAAAGATCATACTATATATGGAAGTTCTGCTTCTTCCGGCGGATATCTGCATAAATGGGATCTTGGAATAAGCGGTACTTTAGCGTATACGCTATCCTCAAAGCTACATATCGGACTTCGCTATACACAAGGATTTATAGCATTGACAGAAAATACAGCAGAACAGCAACAACAGCAAGTATATAGTAAGTATACATCACTTGCTGTCGGGTACAGGTTGTTTTAAAGGAAAGTCAGATGAAGTTTCTAAACTTATATTCTGACCATCTTTTATGAAATCCTTTTTAAGGAATATAATTATCTTTGTTTTAAAGGAATTATGAGTCTTTATGAAAGAAAACAGAACCAGTTTTAACCTGTCACAAAAGAGATCTGACAAAGGGCTGACCCAGCAAAAACTGGCTGAATTAGCCGGGCTGACCACACGTACGATTCAACGTATAGAAAAAGGAGAGGTGATTCCACAAGGCTACACTTTACAAAGAATAGCTGAAGCTCTGGATATCAGTATAGAAGAGTTAAGTGCCGAAATCCGGAAGAACAACAAGGATACCCAGGCTTCAAACGAGATGGTTTCACTTTTTCATTTCCTACCGCTCACAGGACTTATATTCCCATTTGGGAATATATTGTTTCCCCTTTTTCTCTGGATATACTGTAAACAAAAAAATCTGCAGTATGATGTTCATGGCCGTATCTCTTTAAACTTTCAATTTACAATTACAATCTTAATGCTTTTAGCCATTGTATTACTGGTTATCTATTTTCCTGTTGGTTTTTTTCTACTGGTTCTTACGACTGTTACTGCTATTATACTCTGTGTTGTCAATGGTATCCGTAGCTTTAAAAATCTAAAACCAAGGTATTATTGTTTTTTTCCTTTTCTTAAACCTGTTCCTGAGAATTCCCCTGAATAACTGCTTTTGTCATCTCTTTTAATTCAAACAGCCTCATCTGTCGTCTATATGTCGTCACTGTGTCGTTGACAGCATCGGTATGATGCAAGAACTTTGAATAAAAAAAAAAGCAAAATGAAGCAATCTGTTTTAACACTATTTTACTTCCGGTCAGCTGTACAACTATTGTCGGGACGGAATCTTTTTTTGGCTTGTTGTGCCAAGCCATATCGACTGATACTCGTACTTATATGCTGCGTTCAGCTGTCTTATGGACAGCAAGACCATATTACCCGATTAGATCGAAGCACATTAACCATATCTGAGATTGATCATAAAGTACGTGCTGTGATGGATAGTGCAGATATCCCCGGACTTAATCTGGCAATTCTCAATCACAACAAACCTGTATTCATTAAATCATATGGCTATCGGGACGAAATCCAAAACGAGTTAATGGATACGACCACTCTTATATATGCGGCTTCTTTTAGTAAAGCTGTCTTCGGATATCTCAGTATGCTGCTTGTTCAGGAAAGGCAACTGGATCTGGACAAACCTCTTTATCAGTACTTAAAAAACCCTTTGCCTGAGTATCCCTATTTTTCAGATTTAAAAAATGATGACAGATGGAAGCTAATTACTGCGCGTATGTGTCTGAGTCATACTACAGGTTTACCCAATGTAAGATGGTTTGACCCCAGAGATTCTAATCCGGTATTTGATTCAGTAGGAGTGATACGTATATATTTTCAGCCCGGTAAACAATATGCTTATTCAGGAGAAGGATTCAAGCTACTGCAGTTAGCTGTAGAGGAAATTACTGGTAAGAACCTGGATGAACTGGCCACAGAAAAGATTTTCAAGCCTATTGGTATGACAAGATCAGGGTATATATGGCATGATAATTTTGGAGATAAACTGGTCATCGGACATAATGAAAAAGGCCAGCAGAATGTTAAGAGAAAGCGAACTGCAGCTGTTGCTGGTGGTTCTATGGTCACGACTATTGCAGATTACACACGTTTTATTGCATATGTTACACAAGGTAAAGGGTTGGAAAAGAAGTATTTTGAGCAAATGATTTCTCCACAGATAGACATTCATTCTAAAACTCAGTTTCCACCGATTACTACGGAAACAACTGCAGATAATAAAGCTATTCATCTGGCTTACGGACTGGGATGGGGATTAATGAGGACTAAATATGGAAGAGCATTTTTCAAGGAAGGAGGAGATGATGCATGGAAAAACTATAATATTAATTTTATAGATAAAGGAGTTTCTATTATCATAATGACCAATAGTGTCAACGGTTCAAAAGTCTTCAAAGAACTTCTGGAGACATTGATTGCTGATACATTCACACCATGGAAATGGGAAGAATACTACCCGTATAATTACAGGTAGACAGCAGATTGTTGGACTGATCTTTGCAAATAATTTATCTTTGTCGAATACAATCAGAATTACTAAAAAAAACATCTGGATATGTTTTCAGCAGAGCTATTAAAGCAAATAGATTTTATTAAAGAGATTGATAAAATCAAGTATATTCAACGTAAAACCAAGCTATTCAATAGTGACCGGAATGAAAACGATGCAGAGCACAGCTGGCATCTGGCATTAATGGCTATTGTGCTGGCAGGCCATTCCAATGAAAAGATTGATTTATTGAAAGTCCTGAAAATGGTGCTAATTCATGATATTGTAGAGATAGATGCCGGCGATACCTTTATTTATGATATGCAGAAAAATCATAGTAATACCGATGAAGAAAGACGGGCAGCCAATCGTATTTTCGGTCTGTTACCTCTGGAACAGGGAGAAGAACTTATCGCAGTATGGGAAGAGTTTGAAGCAGGAGAGACTCCTGAAGCTAAATTTGCCAGAGCAATGGACAGACTGGAACCTCTTCTGCAAAATAGTTCTAATAATGGTGGAACATGGAATGAACCGGGTGTGAATTATACGAAAGTGTATACAAAGAAAAGTATCATAAAAGAAGGGGCTGAAAAGATCTGGGAATACGCCGAAACGCTGATCAACGAAGGTGTTAAAAACGGAGTTTTGAAGAAAGAATAGACTAAGTGCTCATTCCCGGAAATTAAAAAAGATTAATAAAGCGATGCCACGCATTCCTGAATATAAAAACCAATTTAATGGAGGGTGAAAATCTGATAATTTCATTACCTTAATAAAACCAAATTATACACAGATGA
Proteins encoded in this region:
- a CDS encoding efflux RND transporter permease subunit is translated as MQTNIFETTIVKRWLLLALFVLLSVFGYYSWTKLSIEAYPDIGDVTSQIVTQVPGLAAEEIEQQITIPIERAINGLPGMHVMRSKSTFGLSMVTLVFEDGVDDYFARTRIQERLQEVSLPYGAVPGLDPLTSPTGEIYRYILESNSHDLRELTDLQNFTVIPRIKQVAGVADVTNFGGITTQYQIELDPHKLQQYNLSLNEVVEAIGKNNANAGGSVVNRGDQAYVVRGIGLVKDLKDIARVVVKSVNGTAIYLEDIGSVRYGNLERKGALGYSDKRGADYADGIEGIVLLLKHQNPSQVLQGIQQAVDELNSTGLPKGVRIHTFLDRTDLVNTTLSTVSHTLMEGMLLVIIVLILFLGSWRGAILVALTIPVSLFIAFILMKLTHIPANLLSLGAIDFGIIADGAIVMIETILKKREDNQKEYLTEKNIAERVRAVARPVFFSVIIIITAYLPLFAFERVEKKLFTPMAFTVGYALFGALLVALFLIPGMAYLLYRKPQKMYHNKWLEHLADCYYSRISKIMLSPVKVLLPLGMILILAVTMTVRIGKDFLPPLDEGSIWLQVSLPSGITVEKSKEMSNEFRRVTLQQEEVTYVMVQAGRNDDGTDAWTPPHFECSIGIKPYNQWPKGKRKEHLIQELANRYEKMPGYSVGFSQPMIDGVMDKISGAHSELVVKIYGNDFKETRRIAEDVMKTLQQVKGAVDLAIDQEPPLPQIQIIASRDKIAQYGLNVEDVTELIEVALGGKAVSQIFVQDKVYDIICRYKDDSRNTPEKISNLMLTNVSGAKIPLAQVADVRLNTGESTISREMNKRHLTVKLNLRGADLTSFLKEAQSEIERQVRYDHEKFTIKWGGQFENQKRAFGHLAIIIPLALALMFILLYGAFGKFSQAGLLMSIVPLALFGGMLALEIRGMSLNVSSAVGFIALFGVAIQNGVLMISHFNELRKQGKSLYDAVTIGAKHRFRPVLMTATVAILGLFPASLATGIGSDVQRPLATVIVYGLLFSTVITLYALPALYYLIEKKREKNERYNITHTS
- a CDS encoding TolC family protein yields the protein MIFTIKYPWLAILCVMLIHENSLAQLITGGHQYTLSYTDFMQTVSHSNLEYTAERFNLNLAEAAIELAAVFPDPQLQVSATDNGQRRMKMGYGLSTSLEWTVELGGKRRARQELAYSHSEMTKALLQQYYQNLRADATLAYLEGVKNKQLLQVQYDSFNNMKGIADADSVRYALGQISRVDALQSQLEARSMRNEVYQTEYEWKNSLIRLGLFMGKQLHDTLSIQTLKIPVLERSFHYEGLLNEALHNRADLIAALRNKTVSEKMLKLAKANRRIDLGINLGVGSTSQVSNVVAPTPSVNAVTLGLSVPLKFSNRYKGDLKQAQWELQQTEVLYRHTELQIATEVSQVWNTYTTARKTLMQFENGILEDSGKILQGRMYSYKRGETTLLELLEAQRSYNAVQINYQEALFQYAVSLIEVERAAGIWDINF
- a CDS encoding helix-turn-helix domain-containing protein; the encoded protein is MKENRTSFNLSQKRSDKGLTQQKLAELAGLTTRTIQRIEKGEVIPQGYTLQRIAEALDISIEELSAEIRKNNKDTQASNEMVSLFHFLPLTGLIFPFGNILFPLFLWIYCKQKNLQYDVHGRISLNFQFTITILMLLAIVLLVIYFPVGFFLLVLTTVTAIILCVVNGIRSFKNLKPRYYCFFPFLKPVPENSPE
- a CDS encoding serine hydrolase domain-containing protein, which gives rise to MKQSVLTLFYFRSAVQLLSGRNLFLACCAKPYRLILVLICCVQLSYGQQDHITRLDRSTLTISEIDHKVRAVMDSADIPGLNLAILNHNKPVFIKSYGYRDEIQNELMDTTTLIYAASFSKAVFGYLSMLLVQERQLDLDKPLYQYLKNPLPEYPYFSDLKNDDRWKLITARMCLSHTTGLPNVRWFDPRDSNPVFDSVGVIRIYFQPGKQYAYSGEGFKLLQLAVEEITGKNLDELATEKIFKPIGMTRSGYIWHDNFGDKLVIGHNEKGQQNVKRKRTAAVAGGSMVTTIADYTRFIAYVTQGKGLEKKYFEQMISPQIDIHSKTQFPPITTETTADNKAIHLAYGLGWGLMRTKYGRAFFKEGGDDAWKNYNINFIDKGVSIIIMTNSVNGSKVFKELLETLIADTFTPWKWEEYYPYNYR
- a CDS encoding HD domain-containing protein, which encodes MFSAELLKQIDFIKEIDKIKYIQRKTKLFNSDRNENDAEHSWHLALMAIVLAGHSNEKIDLLKVLKMVLIHDIVEIDAGDTFIYDMQKNHSNTDEERRAANRIFGLLPLEQGEELIAVWEEFEAGETPEAKFARAMDRLEPLLQNSSNNGGTWNEPGVNYTKVYTKKSIIKEGAEKIWEYAETLINEGVKNGVLKKE